The nucleotide window TCAACGACGTCGAGGGAGGGAAGAAGTTGAACTAAAAAAGCAGATTGCTATTCAAAAGCAAGTGTCAATTATGGAACGCTTTCTTAAAAGAagtaaaactatttcattaatccAGAATGACCAGGCTTTTTGCAGAGAAAGTACCTCTGATTCATTGAGTAAGGAGTATGAAAAGGTGGCTGAAGCAGTTACTGTACCAATGGACTGTGCTCTCTTATCAAATGCTATAATTAGTGTTGATGAACTTCGCAAGTAGGTTGCTGTGTTTATATTTGTCTcttgttttatttgttaaatttccaTTTCAATCTTTGATCCTGAGATTCACTCTATTTCTCAGATCTCACTTAGCCTCTTGGCATCACTTTGGCCATTTTATTCGTTCAAATCAAAATCGGCATTGGGGAATACGTAGGAAACCCAAGGTGGCATTGTTTAAGGAACTTAAGCTAAGTAATTATAAAAGTCTAGCTCAAGATGATGCTTTTTGCTTGGAGAAGCCTGCAGATCGATTGGGTGAACAGACTACGGAGGATAGATCATTTATTAATCTTGTGGATAGTTCTCCAGCTATTAAGAAATGCAACAAGAAGAAACAATTATTGCAGTTTGATAAGAGTCATAGACCTGCATTTTATGGAGTTTGGCCCAAGAAAAGGTAAGTCTGTTTCTTGATTCTTAATTTTTCTAGCCTGACTAGTGTGATCTGTTTGTTTACTGAAGATAAAAATGATGCTTCTTTTATGTTTAGTCTCCTCTGATGATTAAAtgatggtttttattttttttttaaattaccataTTCTTTGTTTATTCCACTTTGATCATTAATGGTGTCATGTGTAACTGAATTACTTGTTTACTTGGGACATTTATTTTATGGGCAGCATCTGTTTCTGTTTGTCATTTAAGGTTGTGTATTGGACATACATCAGAAATAAGCAAGCGCTGATTGGCGTTCAAATTGTGTGGCTTCATGCATTACTTAGTAGAACAAAGGAGAAAAAGTACAGGgtcaaaataaatctaatttttaaccaaattgcTTGTACTTTTTCTCCTcacactttttttttcctggaaAGGAAGGTCTCCTGGATACCTCGATGGCATTGAGTAGGATTGTGTaacttatatattattctatttttcagCCTTGTTGTGGGACCACGCCACCCTTTGAGGAAGGACCCGGATTTGGATTATGATGTTGATAGTGATGAGGAATGGGAAGAGGTAACGAGAGTTTCTCCATGTAAACTTTAAATGAAACCTATAATTGATCAGCGATATTCAAATGACATTTTCATGATGCAGGAGGATCCAGGCGAAAGCCTTTCTGACTGTgataaagatgatgaagaggagGGTTCAAAAGTTGAAGATGAGGAGGAAAGTGAAGACGGGTTTTTCGTTCCTGATGGTTATCTCTCAGAAGATGAGGTTAGTAATGATATCTCATCGGTTTGAATATGCATTAttgtaacatttttattttctgtattGTTGATTGTGatcaaatttgaaagtttgatataatgatatatagGAATATTGCTTAGTAATTGTCTTTTTATTCATCTCTGTCGCTTTGGCTAATATGTCATccattattattttccttttctttttcggTACTCTGCCATACATATTTTGATAATCCTACCATCTTTCTTATGTCTTCAATGAGTTTAAAGCTAGGAATTAATGGTAGACTCTGCAATTTTGGTATTTAGAAAACTCTTTGGACATCTGTGGCTTCAAGGGTGTACCCCTGACCTGTCCATTGCAACTAAAGGTTCTAACTACACAACCCAATCGTTTGGTTTTTGTTGGCACTTAGACAATTGAAGAATGCTAACATTACCTGTGTATTCACTCTTTATAGCACAACCAGCCTACTTTCAAGCCAACATACACAATTTTTGGGGTTTACCAAACAAAATGAGGTCATATAACATTTCGTTATTTACATAAAAACTGGATACATACTCAAAAAAGTAACTGTTACCCGGCTATAATTTGGGATACTGAGCATAGCAGAATTTCTGGGCTTGTCCCTGGAGACCTAGCAGTCGTATAATGAAAGTGTGTTTTGGATGCTCACTTGGGGCCATATTATTAGGATTTAAGATACCAAATTGCCTTCCATACTCTGAAACATTTGCTGAagtacaattttttaaatttctttgtcTTTACCATTTAGGGTGCACAAGTTGACAGGATGAATGTTGATCACACTGTTGAGGAGACAAAAAGTTCTCCTAGCTGTGAGCATGGGTTAGAGAATGATGAATTCTGTGCATTAGTTCGGAATCAGAAGTATCTGCACAATTTGACAGAGCATGCCCTTCGGAAAAATCAACCTTTGATTATAATTAATCTAAGGCATGAAAAGGCCCCACTTTTAATGGCTGAAAATTTGTGTGCTACTTCTAAAATGGAGCAGGCATGCTTGCAAGCTTTGAGCATGCGTGCATTCACTGATGGCATTCTTGTAGAAATGACTGTTGATAGTATGGATAATGAGGATCACGAGGCATGCTTTTCAGATGGAAAAGGCAGTACAACGCCAGTTTCAGCTGTGACAGCTATACTGGAGTCAGATTTGCCTGCAGTTGTAAGTTCCATTTTTTGTCCTAGAGCTAATATAAAACTGTTAAAGCACACCCTAAGACTGTATAATTTTCCATCAAAGACTATGGAAGTCATTGATACTATGTTTTGTTTGAAGTAGCAAAGATATTTTCTATTAGGTCTCTTTCATGTTTTGATATTAATACCACGGGATGAATGGAAGTTAATGAACCCCTTGCATTTCAGGTATCTGTTATCAACTCATCCCCAACAGGTATCAATAAGGTTGTGGAGTCTCTACAACAGAAGTTTCCTTCTGTTTCAAAGTCTCAATTAAGAAATACAGTACGTGAGATAtcagattttaattttacaaataatcGCTGGCAGGTTAGTTACTAATATTCcataatttcattattgttGTTGGTGTTTTATTCCTATCGGgcttttgtttgaataaattcaTGCGGgcatacatattaattaattaatgtgattTGAAGGCATTAACATTATTATCTGTAACCCAAAAATAACTAGTGATTGATTCTGCTCCAGGAGTATTTGTCAAGGGATGTATGTTTATTTACGTTTGACATGGATTTGAAGCATAAATTATACTCTTGGGGcattgttttgtaaattttagtTGCTGAGTAGAACTATTGTCTTGCAGGTCAAGAAAGATATTTTGTTGAAGCTTGGTCTGTCAATTTCTCCTGGTATGTTAACATCATCTATGTCTGAATTAGGTTGTTTTGTCAATGGGATGTAGagaacttcatttttttttttaccaaaagtAATTCATCTGCTACTTGATTTGCAGAAGAAAGTAGCGGAAGGGTGAAGAGTATCGCTAAATTTTTCTCAAAAAGGTGTTTGCCACCTGATGGTACATGCATGAACCCATGAAACGTCTCTTCTGTCATCTCTGAAAAAAGGTTGTGGTACATGCATAAACCGAAACCAGGTTCTGCCTAGCCTGGACATCCGAGTTGCACAAAGAATCATCTATAGCTTCCCGTTTAGTGTTTTAGTTGATCCTTTTTGCTACTGTCATAGCATATGGCATGTATCTAAAGCTCCCCCAGTGTAAACTTGATGGGAAAAGTTCAGATTGTGGATGAAGGAATTTAACAAATAAGACTGGTTTAGTTTGAGTTGAGACAAGATTGTTGATATGTCTGATGATTGTGAATATATCTAAATCAATCAAGTGTAGATTGCATTTAGATAATCCAATAAACGTTACAATTATAGAAATCTTTTGAGTGTATGGTACgtaatttctattatattaaatagcTATAATTTTGTTGGGATTATTATTctcccttttatttttctaaaatctttaGCCAATTAAACCTTAAATTGTAGGTGGGCCTCAGTATTCGTTTATCGTGAACCAAACGTTTTGAGTCTAATAGGTCCGGCCTGTCCCAACCAACGGAACTGTATATGTATCAGATTCAAATAaatggttttatttaatttattatatgatactaaaaaatatatgaacGATTGTTTAAGAAGTAATTAGAGTGTTGTTtgaaggaaattgttagttgatgagtataagagaaaaatgaaattgaaaggGTTGAAGTTTGATTCCATTAAAGAAGATAAGAATCAAAATACTGAAATCGTCGCTAGCATTGTTAGAAGAGGCAAGAGAACCGTTGGAAGAGTCAGAAGATTCGCTGTTATAGATTATAATTAATGCGTTGGAATGGTTGGATCACTGCGTTGAGTCAGCCTTGAAATCATGCATGTATGTTCAATGTGTCTAATTTTTTGAAGatttaaatacaattataattaaaatatccattttataatattaaatttgaaactcAATTTAAAGTGTTTAAATGTGTTCGACTTTCTTTAAGGAGAGAAGTGCAAGGCATTATTTCATTtcagtaaattacattttcccacccaaagtttggctCAAATTATTGACTTTGTTTCCTATGCAATAACTACACACTACAATTTTaaaaggccgaaagacttatttccacttaGGTTTAGTGTATTCCTAAATTTTCACTTGTGTAGTTACAAAAactcaattatttattattctattaaaattttctattagagtaaaaatgtgatttatttaaaaatattaaaaaactaaaatttaatcacatttctttcttaatttaaaaatctaataatttttttttatctaaagtttaaaaagtaactatttcctttctagggtttttttcttctttctggcgtTGGTCAACCTTCTCAGATCTCTTCTTCTCCTATTGATGGTCTCCTTCTCACAAtctatttttccctttttccgTTGTCTGCTTCCATTCTCCCTTCTAATGTTTtcattgaaaatgaagataaaatcatttttatctttgatgaaGATGACAGGAGAGAGATGACGAGAGGGAAACAGAAACTAGATTTGAGAGAGAATGCAACCAGAGATGACAAAGTTCGACGGAAAGTGGtgacaaaaaaatcaaaccctaaaggAAAAGTGTAACTTTTCCAAATAATTAGTagaaggaaattgttagtttttaaacccaaggaaaaaatataataaaattttagttttaaaaatatttttagataagtGATATTCTTACTTttaaccctaacaaaaaattttaacaaaaggttgagaattttcattttaaaaaatttgcaagTGAGAGTTTGAGGCACTAAACTTGGggttggaataagtctttcggccatTTTAAAAACATGCAACCCCTTATTGAGAAATGTAATTATTGTAGTATCCACAATTCTGAAACTAACAACAAAAACATCGCAGTTgtaaatcaaaaccctaaaccaaccAAAGGGTAGTTTTTTTTCGTGCCTTTTACtgaaaaaccaataaaaaaataaaacacacacACAATAATCGAGTCATTAAGCCAAAAACGACACAAGCAAGCAAATAAATCACCTTGGCCTTGTGCTTGCAATAACTTCGTTGAATCAAAACGAAAATCAACAGAGGGTACTTTAATTTCCCCACCCCTTTACTCAAAACACCagtcaaaaccaaaaaaatccAATATTTGGTCGACATTACAGCTTCAAGCCAATGGAAAGGTGGCTTGGAcgaataaaattgtaaaagtgGAAGTGAGAGGGAAAGAATATAATGTCAAcctaatttagaattttttttttaattttgatttgatttcgaAAAGCAAAATAGTTAtgaataatattgtaatttaattgataacaataaaactatgtgcatataTTTGTTAAGGACACTGGATACACAAATGAAGTGTAATTAGGgtgattatgaattaaaaataaaataatatttaatcatatgataataaatcatatgtgtatctaattgtatactcaaaagtataACAGAACTATATACacctattttggatacacaaatgagTATGTGTCCttatgtgattgaattattttaaattaacgataaaagtaatattcaatcatgaaatgacacatataaatatgtatttatttatgtatttaaaatgagtatgtATAGTACTATCATTTTGAAAGTATTTGCACGTAACATTGCTTAATTTAGAATGCATTCTCttttgatgaaattaaaatttgggtaaGAAAGTGCGATTTATACCATCAAAGGTTGGGAAAGTGTTCTTTTGCCAAACATTAGGTGGAACAAGGTTATGTGCTCTCGCCATTTCTGTGCTCGGCTTCAAAAGCCAAATCTTTATAAAAGGCGGTTGTCTTTTTGAACGAGTACATGCATAACTAAACAAATTAGCCAAAGGGCTATTCTGATCCAAGTTTTAGTATACTTTTAAAATACACccataacaatttaaaaattaaaatatttatccatctttaaatttttattaaaattaccattaaatataaaaataaaacccttattttaataatagtattaaaaatatataattttgttttattctctccttcaactttaaaaagtgacttccCCTTCTCCTCAAAaccttaagtttttttttctttatctcttcGACAACTATTGGTTTCCAACTTAGACTTGTTCACATCTCTATCGctatctctctcttctcttatGGATGACGAATAACAATGAAGAACAACGTCGTCCTTTTCTAAACGACACTTTTTCTAGATGATGAAAGTTTTGACTTTCGTGAGAGAAATGCTATCGAGAGAGAAACACAGAGAGAAGGGTGGCTGTTCATTGGAAGAAGTGGCCAAATTTTGAGAtatcaaaccctagggggaaaagtgaaaattttaagatttaattttgagagaaaattattagttttccaaattaaaaagggaaaatgaaatataattataattattttaatattactgataaaatgatgattttacttttaatttcaatagaaaattcttGGGTGTATGACAATAGATTAAACTttaggtggatatttgagttttttaactgccgtaagtatatatttgttttccaacaaaagttgggtgggaatagtcctCTGGCCAAACAAAGTAAGATGGCTCCGAAACTGAAAGACAGTCTCCTCCTTGTCCCTAAACCTTCCATCTCATCAATCCCATGGCATCATCTCCACGAAGCTTCATGGCCTCTAGTGTATCAATTTCTACCATTACCAAGTgagttttattttccttttttgatgGATTAGAAACAGGTCGTAATTATTAAGCAGATTAGCCTAGCAATTATGCATTGCCAAGCTGCAGCTTTCATATTTTCATGTTTCTAATATCCTTAAAACAAAGTATTCTTGCATGTTTATTACAGAGAGGTGAATAATTTGAGGAAGCTGAATTTTCGTCGAGAGGTACATGGTGAAGTGATTCATTCCATTCTTGCAGAGAAGATTGAATTATTCAAGTCCTTAATTGGAGGGTTGGGCCGAGCAGAATGTGTTGGTACACATAAAGCCTGTCGAGAAAAGTTGGCAACCAACAGATTTTCCGCAAGAACCTGAAACAGAAGGATTCTATGATCAGGTAAAAGAATTGAGGGAAAGAGTTAGTCATCTCCCTGATTAGTATTTAGTTGTATTGGTTGGTGATATGATTACAGAAGAAGCCCTTCCAACTTACCAAACAATACTCAACACACTAAATGGGTTTCGGGATGAGGCTGCAGCAAGCCCCCATTCGTGGCAAGATAAGGGCTTGGAGTGCTGATCGAGGAAAATAGAAAGTATCTTTACCTGTCTGGACGAGTTAACATGAAGCAGATTGAGAAGACTATCCAGTATCTCATAGGCGCAGGGATGGTGAGTcatcaattcttttatttgaatatataaatttaattaattaatactatTTTACTCATACTCAgacaatgaaaatatattattttaattgctCGGCATTGAGAAAAATCCTTACAATGGATTCATCTACACATCCTTTCAAGAGAGAGCAACATTCATCTCACATGGTAACACAGCAAGGCTGGCCAAGGAACATGGAGATGTGAAACTTACACAAATATGCGGCACTATTGCTGCTGGTGAGAAAAGACATGAAACAGCCTACACAAAGATTGTGGAGAAGCTCTTTGAAGTAGACCCCAATGACACAATATTGGCTATAGATGGGATGATgaggaaaaagattaaaatgccaGCACATTTGATGTTTGATGGGGAAGACGATAATATTTTCCATCACTTCTCAACTGTGGCCCAACGCCTTGGAGTGTACACAGCCAAGGACTATGCAGATATTATAGAATTTCTTCTAGGAAAGTGGAATGTGGAGAAGCTGACGGGGTCTCTTGGTTGAGGGGCGTAGAACTCAAGATTGTGTGTGTGAATTGCCGTGGAGGATTAGAAAATTGGAAGATAAAGCTCAGGCTAATACGCTTCCACAAAACTCTCATTTTCTTCATCAGGACCAGCAATCTTTCTTGTAATGACTAGCAGGCAGCTCCACACAATATAT belongs to Mangifera indica cultivar Alphonso chromosome 2, CATAS_Mindica_2.1, whole genome shotgun sequence and includes:
- the LOC123209238 gene encoding LOW QUALITY PROTEIN: chromatin assembly factor 1 subunit FAS1 (The sequence of the model RefSeq protein was modified relative to this genomic sequence to represent the inferred CDS: substituted 1 base at 1 genomic stop codon) — encoded protein: MADASTVEGRPKKAVKRKRACLVLSTEEKESQIKSLNEEIQGLFRYFHEMITSQRLSVDLTTCGGSLNASVAALMEESSLPLSKLVEEIHMKLKETENVVLTSVAVKSAVVSIGQRVMYGVPNVDVDVLEDHTQACLWCWETRDVKLLPKSVRGALKIRRICRKKIHERITAVSAVVTALQKLESDTSTIHDVGKASEKLGKVLREEDIRVLVDNMLKNSADMXDWKHAKREEKLIIRELERNKREVEKEKKKMDRELQKEKMQHEKEQKRLLEEAEKDERRREKEECEIRKQQRKEQEEAEKDQRRRGREEVELKKQIAIQKQVSIMERFLKRSKTISLIQNDQAFCRESTSDSLSKEYEKVAEAVTVPMDCALLSNAIISVDELRKSHLASWHHFGHFIRSNQNRHWGIRRKPKVALFKELKLSNYKSLAQDDAFCLEKPADRLGEQTTEDRSFINLVDSSPAIKKCNKKKQLLQFDKSHRPAFYGVWPKKSLVVGPRHPLRKDPDLDYDVDSDEEWEEEDPGESLSDCDKDDEEEGSKVEDEEESEDGFFVPDGYLSEDEGAQVDRMNVDHTVEETKSSPSCEHGLENDEFCALVRNQKYLHNLTEHALRKNQPLIIINLRHEKAPLLMAENLCATSKMEQACLQALSMRAFTDGILVEMTVDSMDNEDHEACFSDGKGSTTPVSAVTAILESDLPAVVSVINSSPTGINKVVESLQQKFPSVSKSQLRNTVREISDFNFTNNRWQVKKDILLKLGLSISPEESSGRVKSIAKFFSKRCLPPDGTCMNP